The following proteins come from a genomic window of Rubrobacter aplysinae:
- a CDS encoding benzoate/H(+) symporter BenE family transporter — MWLKSPEPPRAARRNLRDSARHMNASTLGAGSVATLLGITGPALLVYQAGSNAGYPEAVIDSWFFAIFVGGGILSLLLAFLYREPVCGAYPIAGSALLVTTLSGYGVSEAVGAFLISGVLVAVIGFSGLFGMIMARVPNEVVMGALAGILIDFGIQVFASLPSAPLLVGSMVVAYLLGTRFVGGIPPAVPALAAGLAVAGLGGQFGSGEVQLSLTQPVLVAPAFDLSALFSIAIPLTLLAIATQNAPGVGILRANGYEPPVNAITIFSGIGSILTAPLVGNGLNIAAPMTAVCAGPESHREPENRYVATVVQGLGFVLFGLLGATAASLIQVMPPALVAGVAGLALLPVILQSLRLSVGESRHSLAAGISLLVAASDASLLGIDSAFWAIVVGMVLVWMLDTGD, encoded by the coding sequence GTGTGGCTAAAAAGCCCCGAGCCGCCCCGGGCCGCCCGCCGCAATCTGCGGGACTCCGCGCGTCACATGAACGCCTCGACGCTGGGCGCCGGCTCCGTCGCCACGCTGCTCGGGATCACGGGCCCGGCCCTGCTGGTGTACCAGGCGGGCTCGAACGCCGGGTACCCGGAGGCCGTCATAGACTCCTGGTTCTTCGCCATCTTCGTCGGGGGCGGGATACTGAGCCTGTTGCTCGCGTTCTTGTACCGGGAGCCGGTCTGTGGCGCGTATCCCATCGCCGGCAGCGCCTTGCTCGTAACGACGCTCTCCGGCTACGGTGTCTCCGAGGCGGTGGGGGCGTTCCTCATCTCCGGGGTGCTCGTCGCCGTGATCGGCTTCTCCGGGCTCTTCGGGATGATAATGGCCCGGGTGCCGAACGAGGTGGTGATGGGGGCGCTCGCCGGCATCCTGATCGACTTCGGCATCCAGGTCTTCGCCTCTCTGCCTTCCGCACCGCTGCTCGTTGGCTCGATGGTCGTGGCGTACCTGCTCGGCACGCGTTTCGTCGGCGGTATACCCCCGGCGGTCCCGGCTCTGGCGGCCGGTCTCGCTGTCGCCGGCCTCGGCGGACAGTTCGGCAGCGGCGAGGTCCAGCTCTCTCTGACGCAGCCGGTCCTGGTGGCCCCTGCCTTCGACCTGTCCGCGCTCTTCTCCATAGCCATACCACTTACCCTGCTCGCCATCGCGACCCAGAATGCTCCGGGGGTGGGCATCTTGAGGGCCAACGGTTACGAGCCGCCCGTGAACGCCATAACCATCTTCAGCGGCATCGGCTCCATACTGACCGCCCCGCTGGTCGGCAACGGACTGAACATCGCCGCGCCGATGACGGCGGTCTGCGCGGGGCCGGAGTCTCACAGAGAGCCCGAGAACCGTTACGTGGCGACCGTGGTGCAGGGCCTGGGCTTCGTGCTGTTCGGGCTGCTGGGCGCCACGGCGGCGTCCCTGATACAGGTCATGCCCCCGGCCCTGGTCGCTGGTGTCGCCGGTCTCGCGTTGCTCCCGGTGATCCTGCAATCGCTCCGGCTCTCCGTAGGAGAGAGCCGACACTCTCTAGCCGCCGGGATCTCGCTGCTGGTCGCGGCCTCGGACGCGAGCCTCCTGGGCATCGACTCCGCTTTCTGGGCCATAGTAGTCGGCATGGTACTCGTGTGGATGCTGGATACGGGCGACTGA
- a CDS encoding ABC transporter ATP-binding protein — protein sequence MLELRDVHAYYGSSYVLQGASLGVEGGEVVALLGRNGVGKTTTIRAVMGLLRSSGGSISFKGEAIEAEASHKRARRGLGLVPQGRGIFPNLSVREQLVLPPRRSEAEGWSLEEVYELFPRLRERDRHSGDQLSGGEQQMLAIARALRGSPDLLLLDEPSDGLSPMMVSHVGEILKSLKSRSLSILLVEQNLQLALSVADRIYVMNKGRVVHESSAAELAEDKEMQQQLLGV from the coding sequence ATGCTTGAGCTGCGGGACGTGCACGCCTACTACGGGAGCAGCTACGTGCTGCAGGGTGCCTCGCTCGGCGTGGAGGGCGGCGAGGTCGTAGCCCTCCTCGGACGGAACGGGGTGGGAAAGACGACCACTATCCGCGCCGTCATGGGCCTGCTGCGTTCCAGCGGGGGCTCGATCAGCTTCAAGGGAGAGGCCATAGAGGCCGAAGCTTCCCACAAACGAGCCCGCCGGGGGCTCGGGCTGGTGCCGCAGGGCCGGGGGATCTTCCCGAACCTCAGCGTCCGGGAGCAGCTCGTCCTGCCGCCGCGCCGGAGCGAGGCGGAGGGCTGGAGCCTGGAGGAGGTATACGAGCTCTTCCCCCGTCTCCGGGAGCGCGACCGGCACAGCGGCGACCAGCTCAGCGGCGGCGAGCAGCAGATGCTGGCCATCGCCCGGGCGCTGCGCGGCTCGCCCGACCTTCTGCTCCTGGACGAGCCCTCCGACGGGCTGTCTCCGATGATGGTCAGCCACGTGGGCGAGATCCTCAAGAGCCTCAAGAGCCGTTCTCTGTCTATCCTGCTCGTCGAGCAGAACCTCCAGCTCGCGCTCTCCGTGGCGGACCGCATCTACGTCATGAACAAGGGCCGGGTGGTGCACGAGTCGAGTGCGGCAGAGCTCGCGGAGGACAAGGAGATGCAACAGCAACTCCTGGGCGTGTAG
- a CDS encoding ABC transporter ATP-binding protein, giving the protein MSLLELAGVCKSFGALAATNEVGFSVGAGERVAIIGPNGAGKTTLFNLISGELTPDSGTIKLGDRDITRWSPEKVAAAGLGRTFQRNSLFAESTVYENVRLSVQRKVGGGLRMLRSVERYRRLREETEEVLERVGLDERAGVVADELSYGEQRQLELGMALATDPEVLLLDEPAAGMSSAETGEMVEMLGGLPQEIALVLVEHDMDVVAALAGRIVVLNFGEVIADGTPEEVRQRPEVLAAYLGAPEETPDA; this is encoded by the coding sequence ATGAGCCTGTTAGAGCTAGCCGGGGTCTGCAAGAGCTTCGGCGCGCTGGCGGCCACGAACGAGGTCGGCTTCTCGGTCGGCGCCGGGGAGCGCGTGGCGATAATCGGTCCGAACGGCGCCGGCAAGACCACGCTGTTCAACCTGATCAGCGGCGAGCTCACCCCGGACTCGGGCACCATAAAGCTCGGCGACCGCGACATCACTCGCTGGAGCCCCGAGAAGGTGGCGGCGGCCGGCCTCGGACGCACCTTCCAGAGAAACTCGCTCTTCGCGGAGAGCACGGTGTACGAGAACGTGCGGCTCTCCGTCCAGCGCAAGGTCGGCGGCGGGCTGAGGATGCTGCGGTCCGTGGAGAGGTACCGGCGGCTCAGGGAGGAGACCGAGGAGGTGCTAGAGCGTGTCGGCCTCGACGAGCGAGCCGGGGTGGTCGCCGACGAGCTCTCCTACGGCGAGCAGCGCCAGCTGGAGCTCGGCATGGCTCTCGCGACCGACCCGGAGGTCCTCCTGCTCGACGAGCCGGCGGCCGGCATGTCCTCGGCGGAGACCGGGGAGATGGTCGAGATGCTCGGGGGTCTGCCGCAGGAGATCGCGCTCGTCCTGGTCGAGCACGACATGGACGTGGTAGCCGCGCTCGCCGGCCGCATCGTGGTTCTGAACTTCGGCGAGGTCATAGCCGACGGCACCCCAGAGGAGGTGCGCCAGAGGCCAGAGGTGCTGGCCGCCTACCTCGGAGCCCCGGAGGAGACGCCTGATGCTTGA
- a CDS encoding branched-chain amino acid ABC transporter permease, protein MAVETKSPTRGLRSISSYYAPAAALAGLLALAALPLSGSSYLVSVASEILILAVFAMSLGLLMGFPKLISLGHAAFFGGGAYAAGIVAVRVEANILLTLGAALAFSALLALVIGALSLRNTGVYFLMITLALAQLVYVVAQQWVSLTGGTNGLVGIPYPELFGVISFDGTALYYLILLFAAGTYLLLRALTRSPFGRVLVGIGSNERRVRAIGYDPRIYKLIAFVIAGTVAGGAGALWAHFNGLVAPTDLNWPLSAEALIMVIVGGAGTLIGPMLGAALVWMLDSGLGSYTERSTMITGVVFILFVFFARRGIVGLAEDLWRKVRG, encoded by the coding sequence ATGGCCGTCGAGACGAAATCCCCGACCCGGGGCCTGCGCTCCATCTCCTCCTACTACGCCCCCGCCGCGGCCCTCGCCGGTCTTCTGGCGCTGGCGGCGCTACCCCTGTCCGGGTCCTCCTATCTGGTAAGCGTCGCCTCCGAGATACTGATACTCGCGGTGTTCGCCATGAGCCTGGGGCTTTTGATGGGTTTCCCGAAGCTGATCTCCCTGGGGCACGCGGCGTTCTTCGGCGGCGGGGCGTACGCCGCCGGTATCGTGGCGGTACGCGTGGAGGCGAACATACTGCTGACGCTGGGCGCGGCGCTCGCGTTCTCCGCGCTGCTCGCGCTGGTTATCGGGGCGCTGTCGCTGAGGAATACCGGGGTGTACTTCCTGATGATCACGCTGGCCCTGGCGCAGCTCGTCTACGTCGTGGCGCAGCAGTGGGTGTCGCTCACGGGTGGCACGAACGGGCTCGTCGGCATACCCTACCCGGAGCTCTTTGGCGTGATCAGCTTCGACGGCACCGCCCTGTACTACCTGATACTGCTCTTTGCGGCCGGTACCTACCTGCTGCTTAGGGCGCTGACCCGGTCACCCTTCGGTCGGGTGCTCGTCGGGATCGGCTCCAACGAGCGCCGGGTGCGCGCCATCGGATACGACCCGAGAATCTACAAGCTAATAGCCTTCGTCATCGCCGGAACCGTGGCCGGAGGGGCCGGGGCGCTGTGGGCGCACTTCAACGGCCTGGTCGCCCCGACCGACCTAAACTGGCCGCTATCTGCGGAGGCCCTGATAATGGTGATAGTCGGCGGCGCGGGAACCCTGATAGGACCGATGCTCGGGGCCGCCCTCGTGTGGATGCTGGACAGCGGTCTCGGCTCGTACACGGAGCGCTCGACCATGATCACCGGCGTGGTCTTTATCCTCTTCGTGTTCTTCGCCCGGCGCGGTATCGTCGGGCTCGCCGAGGACCTGTGGCGTAAGGTCCGAGGATGA
- a CDS encoding branched-chain amino acid ABC transporter permease, producing the protein MPAADALISHVINGLAYGLLLFLLAAGLSLIFGMMDVINLSHGSFFMLGGFVGISALALTGSFWVALPLAVAAVVLLGLVVERALLRPLYSRGHLDQILLTFGLALVIDDAVEWIWGTRIRSLDSPALVTGSVEAFGVSVPGYRLFVIFVGLLLAFALWYVLERTRLGSIIRAGVSDREMVSAIGFNITAVFAGVFVAGVGLAAFAGFVGAPILGVYPGLDFTVLILALIIVVIGGLGSLTGVFFISVIIGLTQTLGQAYFPSVAAVIVYVIMAAVLLVRPSGLFQRKYA; encoded by the coding sequence ATGCCCGCCGCGGACGCGCTCATAAGCCACGTGATAAACGGGCTCGCGTACGGGCTGCTCTTGTTCCTGCTCGCCGCAGGGCTGTCGTTGATCTTCGGCATGATGGACGTGATCAACCTGTCGCACGGCTCGTTCTTCATGCTTGGGGGATTCGTGGGTATAAGCGCCCTCGCGCTCACCGGCAGCTTCTGGGTGGCCCTGCCTCTCGCCGTGGCCGCGGTCGTCCTGCTCGGGCTCGTCGTCGAGCGGGCACTTCTAAGGCCCCTATACTCCAGGGGCCATCTGGACCAGATTCTCCTGACCTTCGGCCTGGCGCTCGTGATAGACGATGCCGTGGAGTGGATCTGGGGCACCAGGATACGCTCCCTGGACTCCCCGGCTCTCGTTACGGGCTCGGTCGAGGCCTTTGGCGTCTCCGTGCCGGGTTACCGGCTGTTCGTGATCTTCGTCGGGCTGCTGCTTGCCTTCGCCCTGTGGTACGTGCTCGAAAGGACGCGGCTCGGGTCCATCATCCGGGCCGGGGTCTCCGACCGCGAGATGGTCTCCGCCATAGGGTTCAACATAACCGCCGTGTTCGCCGGTGTTTTCGTGGCGGGCGTGGGGCTCGCGGCCTTTGCCGGGTTCGTCGGGGCGCCGATACTCGGGGTCTACCCGGGCCTGGACTTCACCGTCCTGATACTCGCGCTGATAATCGTGGTGATCGGCGGTCTCGGCAGCCTGACCGGGGTCTTCTTCATAAGCGTGATCATCGGCCTCACCCAGACGCTCGGGCAGGCGTACTTCCCGAGTGTCGCCGCCGTGATCGTGTACGTGATAATGGCCGCGGTGCTGCTCGTGAGGCCCTCCGGCCTGTTCCAGAGAAAGTACGCCTGA
- a CDS encoding ABC transporter substrate-binding protein, with protein sequence MRNRDSVSGASARSARKPVLALLMTASLGLIAAGCGGGSGGSESGESGGSGEPLKIGVILPYSGVYAQLGEDITNSMELYLDEQGGEIAGRPVEIIQEDTEADPQAGVQAARTLLEREDVDFLTGAVSTSVAYGVIDLAEREQVPFVISNALGNDATRQGSDYVFRTSGNSWQVTHPMGQYLVDQGVEEIFVSAADYAAGTEMAGDFKAGFTEAGGEVVDEAYPPLGTNDYSSYLTNIEQSEAQASWSFYAGSDAVSFVQQFDEFGLHETTDLYGTGNLVGTDTLEAQGEAAEGAQTALFYAPDLDTPENQEFKESFQSSFDHEPGVYAVQGWDAAWLMGEAVKATEGDTEDTDALIEAMENVDFESPRGPMTLDANHNPIQNIYIREARAQDDGSVQNVVVDTIEEVEDPGE encoded by the coding sequence TTGAGGAATAGAGATTCGGTGTCCGGTGCCTCGGCCCGTTCCGCGAGGAAGCCGGTCCTGGCGTTACTGATGACTGCGAGCCTCGGGCTCATCGCCGCCGGTTGCGGCGGGGGCTCAGGCGGGAGTGAGAGCGGAGAGAGCGGAGGGAGTGGGGAGCCCCTCAAGATAGGCGTGATCCTGCCTTACTCCGGCGTCTACGCCCAGCTCGGCGAGGATATTACGAACTCTATGGAGCTATACCTGGACGAGCAGGGCGGAGAGATCGCGGGCCGCCCGGTGGAGATCATCCAGGAGGACACAGAGGCCGATCCCCAGGCGGGGGTCCAGGCCGCCCGCACGCTGCTGGAGCGCGAGGACGTGGACTTCCTGACCGGGGCCGTGAGCACTTCGGTCGCCTACGGCGTCATAGACCTGGCCGAGAGGGAGCAGGTGCCGTTCGTGATCTCGAACGCCCTGGGCAACGACGCCACGCGCCAGGGCTCGGACTACGTGTTCCGCACCTCCGGGAACAGCTGGCAGGTGACGCATCCGATGGGACAGTACCTGGTAGACCAGGGTGTAGAGGAGATCTTCGTGTCCGCCGCGGACTACGCCGCCGGTACCGAGATGGCCGGGGACTTCAAGGCCGGGTTCACAGAGGCCGGTGGCGAGGTCGTGGATGAGGCATACCCGCCGCTGGGCACCAACGACTACAGCTCGTACCTGACGAACATCGAGCAGTCCGAGGCGCAGGCCTCCTGGAGCTTCTACGCCGGGAGCGACGCCGTGAGTTTCGTCCAGCAGTTCGACGAGTTCGGCCTGCACGAGACCACCGATCTTTACGGGACCGGTAACCTGGTCGGCACCGACACCCTGGAGGCCCAGGGCGAGGCCGCCGAAGGCGCCCAGACGGCCCTCTTCTACGCGCCGGACCTCGACACCCCAGAGAACCAGGAGTTCAAGGAGAGCTTCCAGAGTAGCTTCGATCACGAGCCCGGCGTGTACGCCGTACAGGGCTGGGACGCGGCCTGGCTCATGGGCGAGGCGGTCAAGGCCACGGAAGGAGATACGGAAGACACGGATGCCCTGATCGAGGCCATGGAGAACGTGGACTTCGAGAGCCCCCGCGGCCCGATGACGCTCGACGCCAACCACAACCCGATCCAGAACATCTACATCCGGGAGGCCCGGGCCCAGGACGACGGTTCCGTACAGAACGTGGTGGTGGATACCATAGAGGAAGTCGAGGACCCTGGTGAGTAG
- a CDS encoding adenine deaminase C-terminal domain-containing protein — protein MSQGVPRPYALSEDERLTLRRVALGEEEADLFLRGGTVVNVYSGELVEANVAVRGGRIAYVGPEERCVGSETEMIEAGGGYVCPGLIEPHSHAYLGYNPASLAEAVLPGGTTTIVSDDLVFSLVGGAGTSRAVMDACSQLPVRFLWYARPEPASPLAENGERFGRERLGRVLDHPLAVGVGEAPAWVRFLSEESGGAYGAAIAEAESRGAVVDGHTTGARGPRLTALAASGLRSCHEATTAEEALERLRLGLWTPLRHSSVRPDLPELLRLLTEKEADTRRVLLTTDGPSPDAVAERGYVDGLLRLLVEAGVPPVKAIQMATINAATYLKLDDHLGGVAPGRLADMLLLDDLDSFRPSRVISGGVIRARDGELTGAPPVLDQDALGRGVEFSGGDWISAPALYKAHRSPETPVIEFVSDVITRAGAPPNASEALPEGHLHAAHVDRHGTRVVHALVSGFAPGLTGLATTATSSGDLLVLGREPEAMALAARRVCEMGGGVAVADSGVVSWEAALPLAGIMSAGGFPEAVRFARGLKSCLRDAGFPFEDPLYSLLFLTADFLPGPRLTSSGVLDVAGGKLLSGTEAMEH, from the coding sequence GTGAGTCAGGGGGTGCCCCGGCCCTACGCCCTATCCGAGGACGAACGACTGACGCTCCGGCGGGTGGCCCTCGGTGAGGAGGAGGCGGATCTCTTCCTGCGGGGCGGCACGGTGGTCAACGTGTACTCCGGGGAGCTCGTGGAGGCTAACGTCGCCGTCCGGGGCGGGCGTATAGCCTACGTGGGCCCCGAGGAACGTTGCGTGGGGTCGGAGACCGAGATGATCGAGGCCGGAGGCGGCTACGTCTGTCCGGGTTTGATCGAGCCGCACTCCCACGCGTACCTCGGATACAACCCGGCCAGCCTGGCCGAGGCCGTCCTACCGGGCGGCACCACCACGATAGTTAGCGACGACCTTGTATTCTCGCTCGTTGGCGGCGCGGGGACGAGCCGTGCCGTAATGGACGCCTGCTCCCAGCTCCCGGTGCGCTTTCTCTGGTACGCTCGGCCCGAGCCCGCCTCGCCGCTCGCAGAGAACGGCGAGCGTTTCGGGCGAGAGCGGCTCGGGCGGGTTCTGGATCATCCACTCGCCGTCGGGGTCGGCGAGGCCCCGGCCTGGGTGCGGTTCCTCTCGGAGGAGTCCGGGGGCGCCTACGGCGCGGCGATCGCGGAGGCCGAGTCGCGCGGCGCGGTCGTCGACGGTCACACCACCGGGGCCCGCGGTCCGCGGCTCACCGCACTCGCGGCCTCCGGCCTGAGATCCTGCCACGAGGCGACCACCGCCGAAGAGGCCCTGGAGCGGCTGAGGCTCGGCTTGTGGACCCCGCTGCGGCACAGCTCCGTAAGGCCGGACCTGCCGGAGCTTCTGCGGCTGCTGACAGAGAAAGAGGCCGACACCCGGCGGGTATTGCTAACCACCGACGGCCCTTCGCCGGACGCGGTAGCCGAGCGCGGCTACGTGGACGGTCTCCTGAGGCTGCTCGTCGAAGCCGGCGTTCCGCCCGTAAAGGCCATACAGATGGCGACGATAAACGCCGCCACCTACCTCAAGCTGGACGACCACCTCGGAGGGGTGGCGCCGGGGCGTCTGGCGGACATGCTGCTGCTCGACGACCTCGACTCCTTCAGGCCCTCTCGTGTGATCTCCGGCGGCGTGATAAGAGCCCGAGACGGCGAGCTTACCGGCGCCCCGCCGGTACTCGACCAGGATGCTCTCGGTCGAGGGGTGGAGTTCTCCGGAGGAGATTGGATCTCCGCCCCCGCCCTGTACAAGGCCCATAGGTCCCCGGAGACGCCAGTGATCGAGTTCGTCTCCGACGTGATCACCCGCGCCGGAGCGCCGCCGAACGCCTCCGAGGCCCTCCCCGAAGGCCATCTCCACGCCGCGCACGTGGACCGTCACGGCACCCGGGTCGTACACGCCCTGGTTAGCGGATTTGCGCCGGGGCTCACCGGCCTCGCGACCACCGCGACCTCCAGCGGAGACCTGCTCGTCCTCGGCCGGGAGCCGGAGGCCATGGCCCTCGCGGCCCGCCGTGTGTGCGAGATGGGTGGCGGGGTAGCCGTCGCCGATTCGGGCGTGGTGTCCTGGGAGGCGGCCCTGCCGTTGGCCGGGATAATGTCCGCCGGTGGCTTCCCGGAGGCCGTGCGCTTCGCAAGGGGGTTAAAGTCCTGCCTGCGAGACGCGGGCTTCCCGTTCGAGGACCCACTGTACTCGCTACTCTTCCTGACGGCGGACTTCCTGCCTGGCCCGAGGCTCACCAGCTCCGGAGTGCTCGACGTGGCGGGCGGCAAGCTGCTCTCCGGCACAGAGGCCATGGAGCATTAG
- a CDS encoding SDR family NAD(P)-dependent oxidoreductase — MNSSEGLEGKVALVTGGGSGIGRAVVEAFVGLGMRVCVLERSEEKVGGLDGLGDSVRAVRGDATSLEDNEQALSQALEEFGRLDTLVCCVGLWDNLVKMRRLPKERLHAAFEEIFSTNVESYVVATKVCLDALVESEGSIVYTLSNSAFYSDGGGPLYMASKFAVRGLLTQMAYELAPKVRVNGVAPGGTATGIAGLSSLEQEPMLGSEKMQEGIKSINPLQHEFTPEDHVGAYLYLADPTLAGGVTGVIINSDGGLGVRGFSKPGGMV, encoded by the coding sequence TTGAATAGTTCAGAGGGGCTTGAGGGAAAGGTCGCGCTCGTAACCGGCGGCGGCTCCGGCATAGGCCGGGCCGTGGTCGAGGCCTTCGTCGGCTTGGGGATGAGGGTCTGTGTACTGGAGAGGTCCGAGGAGAAGGTCGGCGGACTCGATGGCCTCGGGGATTCGGTACGGGCGGTGCGCGGAGACGCGACGAGCCTGGAGGACAACGAGCAGGCCCTCTCGCAGGCTCTGGAGGAGTTCGGGCGGCTGGACACGCTGGTGTGCTGCGTTGGTCTGTGGGACAACCTGGTGAAGATGCGTCGGTTGCCGAAGGAGAGGCTTCACGCGGCGTTTGAGGAGATTTTCTCCACCAACGTGGAGAGCTACGTGGTCGCCACGAAGGTCTGCCTCGATGCCCTCGTGGAGAGCGAGGGGTCAATCGTGTATACGCTTTCGAACTCGGCCTTCTACTCCGATGGCGGAGGGCCACTATACATGGCCTCGAAGTTCGCCGTGCGGGGTCTCCTGACGCAGATGGCCTACGAGCTCGCCCCGAAGGTGCGGGTGAACGGCGTCGCGCCCGGCGGCACGGCCACCGGGATCGCCGGGCTTTCGAGCCTGGAACAGGAGCCGATGCTCGGCTCCGAGAAGATGCAGGAAGGGATCAAGTCCATAAACCCCCTCCAGCACGAGTTCACACCAGAGGACCACGTCGGGGCCTATCTGTATCTCGCCGACCCCACGCTGGCCGGTGGGGTGACGGGTGTGATCATCAACTCCGACGGCGGGCTGGGGGTGCGAGGCTTCTCCAAGCCCGGCGGCATGGTGTGA
- a CDS encoding aromatic-ring-hydroxylating dioxygenase subunit beta, whose translation MLETSAETYWEVYEFLMREAELLDGHHEREWVELCTDDVVYRMPVRETRERGAGEGFNGQMYYFDETRGSLELRVRRLETEYAWAEDPPSRTRHFVTNIRVSSADAEEELAVRSNLLLYRSQGTELHQDLISAERRDVLRRSEEGLRLARREILLDHSVLTTHNLSIFL comes from the coding sequence ATGCTAGAGACGTCAGCCGAGACCTACTGGGAGGTGTACGAGTTCCTGATGCGGGAGGCCGAGCTTCTAGACGGCCACCACGAGCGGGAGTGGGTGGAGCTTTGCACCGACGACGTCGTATATCGCATGCCCGTGCGCGAGACCCGGGAGAGGGGCGCCGGCGAGGGATTCAACGGGCAAATGTATTACTTCGATGAGACGCGCGGCAGCCTGGAGCTTCGCGTCCGGCGGCTGGAGACCGAGTACGCCTGGGCCGAGGACCCACCGTCCCGCACCCGGCACTTCGTGACCAATATTCGCGTTTCCTCTGCAGACGCGGAAGAGGAGCTCGCGGTCCGCTCCAACCTGCTCCTGTATCGTTCTCAAGGGACGGAACTGCACCAGGATCTCATCTCGGCCGAGCGCCGGGACGTGCTGCGGCGCTCGGAGGAGGGGCTCAGGCTGGCGCGGCGTGAGATCCTGCTGGATCACTCCGTACTGACCACCCACAACCTGTCCATCTTTCTCTGA
- a CDS encoding aromatic ring-hydroxylating dioxygenase subunit alpha yields MLQQPAQHPAREGETYQALTEARRALVEEGKLLAKIYNEPAVFEMEKDNIFTKTWIFLAHETELPDPGDYVVRRIVGDSFIVSRDEHGEIHVLFNMCRHRGMQLCRVDSGNTSHFRCPYHGWTYRNTGKLNGAPFQKEAYGKDGLDKEEWAMTPAPAVGVYKGMIFASMNADVPPIEEYIGGMGWYLDFYLNKTPAGSEVIGAPQRWVLDADWKLAAENFFGDGYHTQSAHMSTIKAGIMRVKKAAYFKDGVQYKVGPHGGMFIPFKPGSFFNYPQDVVDGMRENLGADQFKVLEEDSILPLNATVFPNLSFLHSAMAVEPEGRSIPYLTIRLWQPLGPGKIEVWSWGVVEADAPEEFKEEAKRAYLTTFGASGTFEQDDAENWRSVTRVAAGEMADHHYLNYQMGLDHVEPIPDEEWPGPGTAYARNFADFAQQRFWRTYFEYLLGQ; encoded by the coding sequence ATGCTTCAACAGCCAGCTCAACATCCGGCCCGCGAGGGAGAGACTTACCAGGCGCTCACGGAGGCCAGAAGGGCTCTCGTGGAGGAGGGTAAGCTCCTGGCGAAGATCTACAACGAGCCCGCGGTCTTCGAGATGGAGAAGGACAACATCTTCACCAAGACCTGGATATTCCTGGCCCACGAGACGGAGTTGCCGGACCCCGGGGACTACGTCGTGCGGCGCATCGTGGGGGACTCCTTTATCGTCTCCCGGGACGAGCATGGCGAGATCCACGTCCTCTTCAATATGTGCCGCCACCGGGGGATGCAGCTCTGCCGAGTGGACTCGGGGAACACCTCGCACTTTCGCTGCCCGTACCACGGTTGGACCTACCGCAACACAGGCAAGCTAAACGGCGCCCCCTTCCAGAAGGAGGCCTACGGTAAGGACGGACTCGACAAGGAGGAGTGGGCGATGACCCCCGCGCCCGCCGTCGGGGTGTACAAGGGTATGATCTTCGCCAGCATGAACGCCGACGTGCCCCCGATAGAAGAGTACATCGGCGGGATGGGCTGGTATCTGGACTTCTACCTGAACAAGACGCCCGCGGGCTCTGAGGTGATCGGCGCGCCCCAGCGGTGGGTGCTAGACGCCGACTGGAAGCTCGCCGCGGAGAACTTCTTCGGCGACGGATACCACACCCAGTCGGCGCACATGTCGACGATCAAGGCCGGCATCATGCGCGTCAAGAAGGCCGCCTACTTCAAGGACGGCGTGCAGTACAAGGTCGGGCCGCACGGCGGGATGTTTATCCCGTTCAAGCCGGGCAGCTTCTTCAACTACCCGCAGGACGTGGTAGACGGGATGCGCGAGAATCTTGGGGCGGACCAGTTCAAGGTGCTCGAAGAAGACTCCATACTGCCCCTGAATGCGACGGTATTCCCGAACCTGAGCTTCTTGCATTCGGCTATGGCCGTCGAGCCGGAGGGTCGGAGCATCCCATACCTGACGATCCGGCTCTGGCAGCCTCTGGGGCCCGGCAAGATAGAGGTCTGGTCCTGGGGCGTGGTCGAGGCCGACGCCCCGGAGGAGTTCAAGGAAGAGGCGAAGCGGGCGTACCTCACGACCTTCGGGGCCTCGGGGACCTTCGAGCAGGATGACGCCGAGAATTGGCGCAGCGTCACCCGGGTGGCTGCGGGCGAGATGGCCGATCACCATTACCTCAACTACCAGATGGGCCTCGACCACGTAGAGCCGATACCAGACGAGGAGTGGCCCGGCCCCGGCACCGCCTACGCCCGGAACTTCGCCGACTTCGCCCAGCAGCGCTTCTGGCGTACCTACTTCGAGTACCTGCTCGGTCAGTAG